The genomic window TGAAATTGCTGTCCAAATCGGCGAAGACGAAGAGTTCGCCGCCGCGTGCGCCGACTTCCTGCATATTGGCTTTGACTTTGTCCAACAAGCCGTCGTTCGGCGCGATGACGACGACGGGCATGTTTTCGTCCACCAATGCCAGCGGGCCGTGTTTCAATTCGCCTGCGGGATAGGCTTCGGCGTGGATGTAGGTGATTTCTTTCAGCTTCAACGCGCCTTCGAGGGCAATCGGGAAGTGGATGCCGCGGCCCAAAAACAGTGCGCTGTTTTTCTTGGCAAATTTTTGCGCCCACGCGGCGATTTGCGGCTCAAGGTTGAGAACGTGTTGGATGCTGCCGGGCAGTTGGCGCAGTTCTTCGACGTATTCGCGCGCTTTTTCGGCGGAAACCAAACCGCGCTGTTTGCCCAGCGTCACCGCCAAGCCAAACAATACAACCAGTTGTGTGGTGAACGCTTTGGTGGAGGCGACGCCGATTTCTGCACCGGCGCGGGTGTACAGTACCAATTCGCTTTCGCGCGGCAGGGCGGATTCCATGACGTTGCAGATGGACAGGCTGTGTTTGTGCCCTAAGGATTTCGCGTATTTCAGGGCCTCCATCGTGTCCAAGGTTTCGCCGGATTGGGAGATGGTGATGATCAGTTGTTTCGGATCGGCAATCACGTCGCGGTAGCGGTATTCGCTGGCGATTTCGACGTCGGTCGGGATTTTGGCGATGGATTCGAGCCAGTATTTGGCGGTCAGCGCGGCGTAGTAGGACGTGCCGCAGGCAAGGATTTTGATGCTGTGGATGTCGTCGAACACTTCGCGTGCGTTTGCGCCGAAGTTTTCGGGTTCGAAGCCGCCGTCAAGGAAGACTTCGGCGGTATCGGCGATGGCGCGCGGCTGTTCGTGGATTTCTTTCTGCATGAAGTGGCTGTATGGGCCCAACTCCAGCGAAGCGAGCGACAACTCGGATACTTTGACTTTGCGTTGGGTTTCGGCACCGGTTTTGTCAATCAGTTTGTCGATGCCGTTCGCGCTCAATACGGCGATGTCGCCGTCTTCCAAATAGGCGATGCGGCGGGTGAAGGCGATGACGGCGGATACGTCGGAGGCAATGAAGGTTTCTTGGTCGCCCAATGCCACCAAGAGCGGGCAGCCCATGCGTGCGACCACCATTTCTTCAGGTTTGTCCTGCGCCATCACGGCGATGGCGTACGCGCCGTGGAAACGGGCGGCGGCGGCGCGGACGGCTTCAAACAGTTTGCCGCCGTTTTGGGTGTATTCGTGATTGACGCTGTGGGCAATGACTTCGGTGTCGGTTTGCGATTCGAAGGTGTAGCCTAAGGATTGGAGGCGTTCGCGTTCGGCTTCGAAGTTTTCGATGATGCCGTTGTGGACGACGGCAATCATGCCGCCAGAGATGTGGGGGTGGGCGTTGGGTTCGGTTACGCCGCCGTGGGTCGCCCAGCGGGTATGGCCGATGCCGATATGGCCGAACACGCCTTTTTCGCGCGCGGCATCCTCCATCAGCTGCACGCGGCCGACACGGCGCACACGCTTGATTTTGCCGTCCATATTCACGGCGATACCCGACGAGTCGTAACCCCGATATTCAAGGCGTTTAAGACCGTCGGTCAGAAAATCGACTACATTGTGATTGGCGCGGATGGCGCCGACGATACCGCACATATAAGTTCCTTAGTATCTAAAGTTGAAAAAAGACAAGACGCCGGCTTCCGTACGC from Neisseria sp. DTU_2020_1000833_1_SI_GRL_NUU_006 includes these protein-coding regions:
- the glmS gene encoding glutamine--fructose-6-phosphate transaminase (isomerizing), translated to MCGIVGAIRANHNVVDFLTDGLKRLEYRGYDSSGIAVNMDGKIKRVRRVGRVQLMEDAAREKGVFGHIGIGHTRWATHGGVTEPNAHPHISGGMIAVVHNGIIENFEAERERLQSLGYTFESQTDTEVIAHSVNHEYTQNGGKLFEAVRAAAARFHGAYAIAVMAQDKPEEMVVARMGCPLLVALGDQETFIASDVSAVIAFTRRIAYLEDGDIAVLSANGIDKLIDKTGAETQRKVKVSELSLASLELGPYSHFMQKEIHEQPRAIADTAEVFLDGGFEPENFGANAREVFDDIHSIKILACGTSYYAALTAKYWLESIAKIPTDVEIASEYRYRDVIADPKQLIITISQSGETLDTMEALKYAKSLGHKHSLSICNVMESALPRESELVLYTRAGAEIGVASTKAFTTQLVVLFGLAVTLGKQRGLVSAEKAREYVEELRQLPGSIQHVLNLEPQIAAWAQKFAKKNSALFLGRGIHFPIALEGALKLKEITYIHAEAYPAGELKHGPLALVDENMPVVVIAPNDGLLDKVKANMQEVGARGGELFVFADLDSNFNATDGVHVIRAPRHVGVLSPIVHTIPVQLLSYHAALARGTDVDKPRNLAKSVTVE